The Pseudobacteroides sp. genomic interval AACACTGTAGTATCTAGTAGCAGCAAAATTATAAGATATAATATGAGCCATTCCAATAATGTTAAAAACCAGCCAATCAGATTAGATATAATTGATTTTGTTAAAGCAAAGGAGCAAATATCCAAATCATCTTTATTCTGGTCAAACTACAAAGCAAACGGCACCATAAAATTGATATATGGAAATCAGATTGTTCTTGAGGGTACAGACCCAAAACTCAATGTGTTTAAATTTAATGGAAACAATATTGACGGGAATGGACTTTCGTTTAACCAAGTTGGACAGATTAGCATCAACGTACCTGAGTATTCAACGGTTCTCATAAATATAGGTGGAGATAATATTGGATTTGGGAATTATTCGATATTTTTCAAAGGTGCCAACATGACATCTCAATTGGGACAATACATCCTATGGAATTTTTATGAAGGAACAAAGTTATGGAACAACAATATAACAATAAAGGGATCTGTGTTAGCCCCAAATGCCGATTGGGTTGCAAATGGAAGCGGAAATGTTGAAGGGAACTTTATAGCAAAATCTCTCAAGGATGGGCCGGGCAGCCATCACCTTGAAGCACACAACTACCTGTTTAAAGGCAACCTTCCGCCTGTTGCAGATGAGAATTCAAAACCGGAGGTACCTGACTATAGTGTTACAACAACAAAAGACACACCTGTATCCGGCACAGTAGTTGGTACAGATGATGATGAGGATATCCTCATATACAAAAAATATACCGACCCGACCAATGGAACAGTAGTGGTGAACCTAAACGGTACGTGGATTTATACACCGAATAAAGGTTACACAGGTACAGACACCTTCAAGGTTGAAGTGAGTGATGGAAAAGGCGGAACTGCAATAAGCACTGTTACTGTAACTGTAATGCCAGATGCAACATCAGCACCAACATCAACACTAACGCCAACATCAACACCGACTACACCACCGAGTAATCCTCCAGTTGTAATTATAGTGACAAGCACGCAGACGCCAGCAGTGCCAACTGCTACTGTAGTGCGAGAAGAGCCAACAAAAGAAGTTCCGAGGGCATTAGCAAAGGTGCCGTCAGATCTTGCTGTACTAATTGATTCGCAAAATATGAGGACTGAGGAAAATAAAATTGTAAAATATAATATTACATACTTTAATAAAATGAATAACGATGTCGGAAAAGCCTTTGTTAAAGTAAACATACCTAATAAAATGCAGTTTGTGACTGCAGATGGTAACGGAAAAGCAACTGGTAATGAAATTAAATGGGAACTTGGAACATTAAAAGGTAATGTAAAAGGAACTCTTACTTTTAGCCTTAAAGCAACGTCGTTAGATATAAATGAAACAATTGTATCTTTGCTTGCAGAAATATATTCGGAAGATGAGTCTATTGAACTTATAAACATTTCTGATGACAAGTCAAAGATTGAAACTATGATCTACACAAATAAAAATGACCACTATCACAGGAGATATATAATGGGATACCCTGATGGAAATGTAAAACCTAAAGGTTTTATAACAAGGGCAGAGGTAGCTGCAATATTTGCCAGAATTCTTGACCTTAAGGGAAATGTAAAAGGAAAAGAGGTTTATAAAGATGTAGGGCTGAAATTCTGGGCAGCTGGCTATATTGAAGTGGTAAGTGAAAAAGGTTTATTTAAGGGATACTATGATGACACTTTCAGACCCAATAAACCAATCACCAGAGCAGAGCTGGCTATAGTCATATCAAACTATCTTAAAGTAAATAAAGAAGCAAAATATGATGTTTTAGTTCAACATTTTAAAGATTTGGCAGGACATTGGGCAGAAGATGCTGTTGAAGAGATATACAGGTACGGTATTATAAATGGATACAATGATGGTACTTTCCAACCTGATAAAGCTATAACCAGAGAAGAAACCATAAAGATGGTTAATCAAACTCTTTACAGGGGTCCGCTTAAGGGTGTAAATCCATCTTATCCTGACAATCCGGAATCTAATTGGTCTTTTGGCCATATTGAAGAAGCTACCAGAAGTCACACTTCAAAATATAACGAAGATGGAAGCGAGGGTCTTTTAGTTTATACGCCTGAGGAATTATGGTAGTGGTAAAAAGCAAGTATTTTGTTAATAAGTCCCTCTTGCAGTTCAATTTAACTGCAGGGGGATTTTTTATATGTGGATTAGCTTGAAATGTTAGAATAACTGTAGTATAATATAATATGTAGGGTTATTTTTCCTTTCTATAAATATCATTTGACCTCCATTTCGTAATTTCTTTAAATCTAAACCAATTTTATATATTACCAATATTTTTAATGTTCAAATATATAAATTGTATTCCATATGTAAAAGCGATTAATCTACTGCATTTGTTATTCATTTAAATTATTTCTCAAATGAAGCAAGCCTATTTAAGCTATGAGGAGGAATTGCAAATGTTTAAAAGTGGTTTTAAAAGATTCAGCGTAATTCTGGTGACTTCAGTATTTTTAATTTTCTGTATATCAATTGGTGGAAATGCATATGCAGCCGAGTCAAAGGATGTGTTTAAATCGGCAAAAACTATAAAAATCGGACAAAATATAAGTGCTCAATTAGGTGAGGAAGGTGAAAAAGATTATTACGCTTTCACTACAAAAGCTGCCGGCACCTATATTATAAGGACTATAGGGGTTGTGGACACTTACGGGATATTATATGACGGTAATTTTAAAGAAATCAAGGAGAACGATGAAGGAGATTCCGGAACGTCCAATTTCTGCATAGTTTCCAGACTGGATCAAAACAAAACATACTATGTTTGTGTGAAGGGTTATTATGAAAGTGATACTGGAGAATATGGCATAAGTGTTGTTAAGAGCGATTTGCTGATTCAATCATTCAATGAATACAGTGAAAATGAAATTATAGCAAATATAATCATTTTTAATGTAACTAGGCAACCTGTTAGGCTATCTGATATAAAAGTCAGATATTATTACACCCAGGAAAGCGGTTCCAAGCCAATATTCAAGTGTGATTATGCCAGCTTTGGTAAAGGTAATGTAAGTGGAGATTTTGTAGATATTAAAGAAAAATCCGATAATGCCGATAAATATCTTGAATTAAAATTCAGTGGCAAATCTGATGTTATTGAATCAGGCTTGTATGCAGAGGTCAGGGTAATTATCAGTAACACTGAACAAGTAAAATTCAATACTGAAAATGACTGGTCAGTAATGAATAAGGTACAGGAGTATACAATAAACAATAATGTCTCAGGATACTTGAACGGACTTCTAACCTGGGGTGCTGAACCTATATTGAGAAAATAAATTATTGTAGGTTTTTAAGCAAATTCTGTTGTAAAAAATGGGGTATTAGGAGGAAAAAATGATGGATGATATACAAGTAGTATTGTTTAAACTTAATGAAATTGCCTGTGGAGCTGATTCTTCCCAGGTACAGGAAATAGTCAAACACCAGGAAGTAAGCAGGGTTCCTAATATGCCCAGATTCATAGAAGGAATAATTAATTTAAGAGGTAAAGTTGTTCCAATAGTAAATCTAAACAGACGTTTCGATCTAGGTGAAACACCTATTACAAAAAAGACAAAAATAATAATAACTAGAATTAATGATTCATACATAGGCTATATAGTAAATGAGGTCTCTGAAATAACAAAATTTAAAAGCGATAACCTGGAACTGCCGTCAGAGGTCTTAAGAAAGATTAACAACACTTATATTAAGTGCGTTGGTATTAAAGAAGAGAAGATAATAATAATTCTGGATCTTTCTGCAATACTGACTGACAGTGAATTGGACATGATTCACAAAGATACAATGGTAACTGTTTAGATCTTTAATAATAGTTTTATATTGTTGCCGCGAAAAATTGCGGTGTAGAAAACACCATAATAAAAATCCTTATAGATTGCCTGCGGGCATTCCATAAGGATTTTTTGACGTAAGATCTACACGTTAAATCTGAATAGTGTTACATCACCGTCGTTCATAACATATTCCTTGCCCTCTGAACGAACAAGTCCCTTTTCACGGGCAGTAGCATAGGAGCCGCATTCCATAAGGTCTTTATAGGCAACAACTTCTGCACGTATAAACCCTCTTTCAAAATCGCTGTGTATTTTTCCTGCTGCCTGCGGAGCCTTTGTACCTTTAACAATGGTCCAGGCTCTCACTTCCTGCTGGCCTGCAGTCAAATATGAAATAAGTCCTAAAAGCTTATAACTGGCTTTAATAAGCTTGTCCAGACCTGATTCCGATATGCCGAGCTCCTTCAAAAATTCTAATTTTTCATCATCCTCAAGCTGAGCGATTTCTTCTTCAACTTTTGCACTTACAACGATAACCTCAGCACCTTCCGTGTCGGCAAACTCTTTCAGCTCTTTTACCAATGGATTGGAGTCAATGGAGGAAAGACTGTCTTCTGCTACATTTGCAGCATAAAGCACAGGCTTTGAAGTTAATAGAAAAACATCTTCCATCATTTGCTTTTCTTCAGGTGTAAAGCTTATGGCTCTCACTGAAACTCCATTTTCAAGGCTTGCCTTTACTTTTTCGTACAGCTCGATTTCTAATAAGTACTTTTTGTCGCCTGACTTCAGCATTTTTTTTGTTCTATCGATCCTTCTTTCTATAACTTCCAGGTCAGCGAAAATTAATTCCAGATTTATGGTTTCTATATCCCTCTTTGGTCCTATTGATCCGTCGACATGAACTATGTTTCCATCTTCAAAGCAGCGTACTACATGCACGATTGCATCAACTTCGCGTATATGAGAAAGGAATTTGTTGCCGAGGCCTTCACCTTTGC includes:
- a CDS encoding choice-of-anchor A family protein, with product MNKKRNASILLSFLITINVFIADNLKTYSTESDYLGAYDKNNNFGIANDFNLFIFGDVTQDNVDSEGRVAVGGKATLSGYGVGSKLAVSNTRADLIIGGDVDITAANNSSGNTVVSSSSKIIRYNMSHSNNVKNQPIRLDIIDFVKAKEQISKSSLFWSNYKANGTIKLIYGNQIVLEGTDPKLNVFKFNGNNIDGNGLSFNQVGQISINVPEYSTVLINIGGDNIGFGNYSIFFKGANMTSQLGQYILWNFYEGTKLWNNNITIKGSVLAPNADWVANGSGNVEGNFIAKSLKDGPGSHHLEAHNYLFKGNLPPVADENSKPEVPDYSVTTTKDTPVSGTVVGTDDDEDILIYKKYTDPTNGTVVVNLNGTWIYTPNKGYTGTDTFKVEVSDGKGGTAISTVTVTVMPDATSAPTSTLTPTSTPTTPPSNPPVVIIVTSTQTPAVPTATVVREEPTKEVPRALAKVPSDLAVLIDSQNMRTEENKIVKYNITYFNKMNNDVGKAFVKVNIPNKMQFVTADGNGKATGNEIKWELGTLKGNVKGTLTFSLKATSLDINETIVSLLAEIYSEDESIELINISDDKSKIETMIYTNKNDHYHRRYIMGYPDGNVKPKGFITRAEVAAIFARILDLKGNVKGKEVYKDVGLKFWAAGYIEVVSEKGLFKGYYDDTFRPNKPITRAELAIVISNYLKVNKEAKYDVLVQHFKDLAGHWAEDAVEEIYRYGIINGYNDGTFQPDKAITREETIKMVNQTLYRGPLKGVNPSYPDNPESNWSFGHIEEATRSHTSKYNEDGSEGLLVYTPEELW
- a CDS encoding cellulose binding domain-containing protein, producing MFKSGFKRFSVILVTSVFLIFCISIGGNAYAAESKDVFKSAKTIKIGQNISAQLGEEGEKDYYAFTTKAAGTYIIRTIGVVDTYGILYDGNFKEIKENDEGDSGTSNFCIVSRLDQNKTYYVCVKGYYESDTGEYGISVVKSDLLIQSFNEYSENEIIANIIIFNVTRQPVRLSDIKVRYYYTQESGSKPIFKCDYASFGKGNVSGDFVDIKEKSDNADKYLELKFSGKSDVIESGLYAEVRVIISNTEQVKFNTENDWSVMNKVQEYTINNNVSGYLNGLLTWGAEPILRK
- a CDS encoding chemotaxis protein CheW codes for the protein MMDDIQVVLFKLNEIACGADSSQVQEIVKHQEVSRVPNMPRFIEGIINLRGKVVPIVNLNRRFDLGETPITKKTKIIITRINDSYIGYIVNEVSEITKFKSDNLELPSEVLRKINNTYIKCVGIKEEKIIIILDLSAILTDSELDMIHKDTMVTV
- the ychF gene encoding redox-regulated ATPase YchF, with amino-acid sequence MKLGIVGLPNVGKSTLFNAITKAGAECANYPFCTIEPNVGIVPVPDERLKKLSEMYNPDKVTPTTIEFVDIAGLVRGASKGEGLGNKFLSHIREVDAIVHVVRCFEDGNIVHVDGSIGPKRDIETINLELIFADLEVIERRIDRTKKMLKSGDKKYLLEIELYEKVKASLENGVSVRAISFTPEEKQMMEDVFLLTSKPVLYAANVAEDSLSSIDSNPLVKELKEFADTEGAEVIVVSAKVEEEIAQLEDDEKLEFLKELGISESGLDKLIKASYKLLGLISYLTAGQQEVRAWTIVKGTKAPQAAGKIHSDFERGFIRAEVVAYKDLMECGSYATAREKGLVRSEGKEYVMNDGDVTLFRFNV